In the genome of Cardinium endosymbiont of Culicoides punctatus, the window TCATACAACCACGTACAGGGGCATTTTCTGCAAGGTCTGCACGTAATACCAGCTCGTTATACCAAGCAGAAAAATTAGCGTCTCTTTTAGGCAAAGGTGTAGACATACTTTATCATATTTTATTATTAACACATCAAGGCTATCTTTCTGCTATACGTGAATTGCCTCTCCATATGCTGCATGAACGGCCTCCACAATGGATTCAGACATGGTTGGATGTGGATGTATACTGGTTTGAATCTCATGTGCAGTGGTTTCTAGTTTACGTGCTACAACTACTTCTGCTATCATTTCTGTAACATGAGCACCAATCATATGTGCACCTAACCACTCTCCATATTGGGCATCAAAAATCACTTTCACAAGCCCCTCGGGATTACCAGCTGCATGTGCCTTCCCAGAAGCAGAAAATGGGAAAATACCTATTTTAGTTTTGTAACCAGCTTCTTTTGCAGCCTTCTCTGTATAGCCTACTGAAGCCACTTCTGGATAGGTATAGGTACAGTTTGGAACATTATTGTAATTCAAAGGATCTGGATTCAGTCCAGCTATTTTTTCTACACAAATAATTCCTTCTGCGGATGCTACATGGGCCAATGCTGGACCTTTGATCACATCTCCAATGGCATAGATTCCTTTGCAATTGGTTTTATAATAGGCATCTACTGCAATTCTTCCATCTTCTATGCATATGCCAACTTCTTCTAAGCCAATATGTTCTATATTTGGCTGAATGCCGGCAGCAGACAGGACAATATCACCAGCTAGTTGTATATCTCCCTTTGGGGTATGCATATGTACATGGGTTCCTGGTGTTACAACTTTTACTTGCGTAACTTCTGAGCCAGTATAAACCTGAATCCCCTGTTTGGTAAAAGATTTTTCTATTTGTTTAGAGATATCTTCATCTTCAAGGGGTAATAGGCGTGGCATATATTCCACTAGGGTTACTTTTGTGCCTATTGTGTTGTAAAAATAGGCGAATTCACATCCAATAGCACCTCCACCAATAATTACCATGGAAGCTGGTTGGGTAACAAGGGAAAGGGCTTCTCTATAACCAATAACATTGGATCCATCTATAGGTACTTTTGGCAAAGAACGACTTCTTGCTCCAGTGGCAATAATAATATGGGGAGCAGTATATAGCGTATCTTCTCCTTTTTTGTCTGTTACAGAAACGGTTTCATTAGGCAAAACTTTACCACGCCCCTCTAAGATAGTAATTTTATTCTTTTTAAATAGGTGATGAATACCTTTACCCATAGTATCTGCAACATTTCTGCTTCGTTGCATCATTCCTTGAAAGTCTGGCTTTACTTGTTCTGCTTGAATGCCGTAATCTGCAGCATGCTTTAAATAGTTAAATACTTCTGCACTTTTTAGCAATGCTTTTGTAGGGATACATCCCCAGTTAAGACAAATCCCACCTATTAAATCTTGTTCTACCACGGCAACATGCATACCTAGCTGAGCAGCCCGAATCGCTGCAACATAGCCTCCTGGGCCACTTCCAATTATAATAATATCGTATTGTGTTGACATATAGTTTCTAAGTTGCTTTAAATATGTGTATTTAAAGATATATAATCATTATTCTAGTTCTGAATTACAATGGTTAGTATTCGATGGCCACTTAATGAATTATGCCAAGCCGCTCCTTAACAACATCAATTGCTTCTCTGTCTTCTACCATAATCATGAGCAAATCCAGTACGGTAACAATGGTGTCACCTCTAGGAATAATAAAGGAACCATTGCGTTTTATAAGTACAATTAATGAGTTTTCAGGTAAACTCAGCTGTACGATTTTCTTTCCAATGGCAGTAGCATGTTCCGGAACAATGAGTTCAATAAGTTCGCTGTTTACCTCTTGTGATAGCTGAATACTAGGTGTATGTTCCTCTGCTATAGGTTCTTCTAAATCCAACCATTTTGCCAATGGAGACAATGTTGTCCCCTGGAACAAAATAGAGGTAAGTACAATAAAGAAAACAATATGGTAGATAATACCAGCCTTGTCAATGTTATCTAACAATGGATAGGTAGCAAATACAATCGGAACGGCTCCTCTTAACCCTACCCAAGAAATAAAAACCTTATGGTTAAAGTTTAGGGTTCTAGAAAAACATAATGAAAGGAATACACTTAAAGGACGTGCTATAAACATTAAGAACATAGATAACAACATCCCAATTCCCGCAATAGGCAGCAACTTATTTGGATAGACCAATAACCCAAGCATGATAAACATAATAATTTGCATCAGCCAGGAAACCCCTTCACAAAATTGTATGATGCTTTTTTTATGTGGGAAGTCTCTATTTCCTAAAATTAATCCCACGAGATAAACAGCCAAAAAAGCATTTCCATGTAAAAAGTGTGTTCCAGAATAGGTGAAAATGACCACAGCTAATATCAAGCCTGGATAGAGTGAACGGTTGGCAAGTTGAAGATTTTTAAGCAATAAGAGCATGAGTCTACCTATTATTATACCAGCTAAACCTCCTACAACCATTTCTTGAACAAAGGTAAATAGTGCAGCCATTGGACTCATGGCTTGTTGAGTTATAATGAGTGTTTTAAATAAAAGCATTAAAAACCATGCCATGGTATCATTACTACCAGACTCTAGCTCCAAGAGGGGACTAAGGTTGGCTTTGAGATTCATATTTTTAGACCTAATAATGGAAAATACCGCTGCGGCATCTGTAGATGCAACAATGGAACCCATCAGCAGACCTTCTAATAAGGTAAATTGTATACTGCCTCCCCAAAGTTTGGTAACCCCCCAAGTAAAAATTCCCACACAGAAGGTGGTAATTAAAATACCTACCGTTGCTAGTAATATGCCATTCCAAAGAATAGGCTGTATGTGTTTGTATTCTGTTTCTATTCCTCCTGTAAAAAGGATTAAACTAAGTGTAATGGCACCTAGTAATTGTGCGGCCATCGGGTTATGAAAATCAATATTCCCTAATTTTTCATGCCCTGCGGCCATGCCTACCAATAAAAAAAGTATTAATGCAGGAATACCCAGTCTAGTAGATAGTCTAGTAGTTACTATACTTAAGAAAAGTAAAAAAGAACCAGCAATGAGTAGACTTTCTGGAAGATTCATGGTTTTTTATGGTTAAAAACAAGGTTCTTTGATAAACTATATTTCCTAATACTTTTAAAGTAGGAGGTAACAAATATCTACGACATCTACGATTAGACCATAATATTTAATTATAAATTAAATTTAGGCAAAATTTAATTAAATTACGTAATTATGAGTATTTTTATTGCAAAAATGATCTTTCAACATGCTTCTGAGGAAAATAGTGCATTGTATTTTAATCTTATACACAGATATTGAATGCGTTATTTTATATATGTCTCTTATATTGGGCGGGTATATAGCGGCTGGCAGATACAGAAAAATGCGATTTCTGTGCAGGGCATTCTACAAGAATTATTAAGCAAGATATTATCCGAGCCTATTCATCTCTATGGAAGTGGTAGAACAGACAAAGGTGTACATGCCAAACAACAAGTTGCTCATTTTGATGTAACCCCTACCTTAGATACCTCTAATCTATTATATAGGCTTAATAGGATGCTTCCATCAGATATTAGCATTACGACTATTCGTCCAGTGGTAGATGATGCACATGCCCGTTTTGATGCTTCTTATAGGATATATGAGTACACCATCAATGTGAACAAAGATCCATTTTGTGGATATACAGCTAGCTGGTTGCACCACTTACCTCCATTGGAATTATTAAATCAAGCAGCAGCACTTTTTTGCCTGAAGACCGATTTTGAATTTTTTAGCAAGATAACCCATCAAGTACAACATTTTGTATGTGATATACAAGAGGCTGCTTGGGTCCAAAAGGGCTCTCAACTCGTATTTCGTATTAAGGCAGATCGTTTTTTATATGGTATGGTTAGAACCATTGTAAGCACGATGCTTAAAGTAGGAACTGGCAAAATGAGTTTAAGTGTTCTAAAAAAAATGATCTTGGAAAAACCGCTCAAACGACCTATAATTACCTTAGCTCCTCCACATGGTTTAACACTGGTAGAGGTAGGGTATCCAGAAGTGTTATTTCTAGAATAGTGAGTCCTAAAAAATCAGTCCAGTGTAATATAACAAAGAGCAATAATTGTAA includes:
- the lpdA gene encoding dihydrolipoyl dehydrogenase, with amino-acid sequence MSTQYDIIIIGSGPGGYVAAIRAAQLGMHVAVVEQDLIGGICLNWGCIPTKALLKSAEVFNYLKHAADYGIQAEQVKPDFQGMMQRSRNVADTMGKGIHHLFKKNKITILEGRGKVLPNETVSVTDKKGEDTLYTAPHIIIATGARSRSLPKVPIDGSNVIGYREALSLVTQPASMVIIGGGAIGCEFAYFYNTIGTKVTLVEYMPRLLPLEDEDISKQIEKSFTKQGIQVYTGSEVTQVKVVTPGTHVHMHTPKGDIQLAGDIVLSAAGIQPNIEHIGLEEVGICIEDGRIAVDAYYKTNCKGIYAIGDVIKGPALAHVASAEGIICVEKIAGLNPDPLNYNNVPNCTYTYPEVASVGYTEKAAKEAGYKTKIGIFPFSASGKAHAAGNPEGLVKVIFDAQYGEWLGAHMIGAHVTEMIAEVVVARKLETTAHEIQTSIHPHPTMSESIVEAVHAAYGEAIHV
- the truA gene encoding tRNA pseudouridine(38-40) synthase TruA; translated protein: MRYFIYVSYIGRVYSGWQIQKNAISVQGILQELLSKILSEPIHLYGSGRTDKGVHAKQQVAHFDVTPTLDTSNLLYRLNRMLPSDISITTIRPVVDDAHARFDASYRIYEYTINVNKDPFCGYTASWLHHLPPLELLNQAAALFCLKTDFEFFSKITHQVQHFVCDIQEAAWVQKGSQLVFRIKADRFLYGMVRTIVSTMLKVGTGKMSLSVLKKMILEKPLKRPIITLAPPHGLTLVEVGYPEVLFLE
- a CDS encoding potassium/proton antiporter, whose protein sequence is MNLPESLLIAGSFLLFLSIVTTRLSTRLGIPALILFLLVGMAAGHEKLGNIDFHNPMAAQLLGAITLSLILFTGGIETEYKHIQPILWNGILLATVGILITTFCVGIFTWGVTKLWGGSIQFTLLEGLLMGSIVASTDAAAVFSIIRSKNMNLKANLSPLLELESGSNDTMAWFLMLLFKTLIITQQAMSPMAALFTFVQEMVVGGLAGIIIGRLMLLLLKNLQLANRSLYPGLILAVVIFTYSGTHFLHGNAFLAVYLVGLILGNRDFPHKKSIIQFCEGVSWLMQIIMFIMLGLLVYPNKLLPIAGIGMLLSMFLMFIARPLSVFLSLCFSRTLNFNHKVFISWVGLRGAVPIVFATYPLLDNIDKAGIIYHIVFFIVLTSILFQGTTLSPLAKWLDLEEPIAEEHTPSIQLSQEVNSELIELIVPEHATAIGKKIVQLSLPENSLIVLIKRNGSFIIPRGDTIVTVLDLLMIMVEDREAIDVVKERLGIIH